In Anaerolineales bacterium, the following proteins share a genomic window:
- a CDS encoding CoA transferase produces MNHFRSLTVLSLEQATTLPFMTLKLAMDGLRVIRLEAPPRGDPNRWVGPQVLPDAGGFESGMNAYFLPNNLGKESITLNLLDHEGQALLHRLIRETPVDIFATNQRPDSYRKLGIDYQTLNAIKPDLIWVGITGFGPSSNEAAYDPILQARAGFMELTGEPDGDPTVFGLPMVDLGAGEHAYGLVMKALYHRAVTGEGARLEISMFQSAVSWMVSPVMLARSFDVKTTRHGNTHQFFAPVSVYATADGFVYLAVGNDRQWEALTQQAGFESLADEKYKHNAGRIADAQELNRRLNVVMKNFSTLKITSMCKTIGVPVSSVNRVAEVCADPLIADSLVKARDPHSGIEIVISPPAVIPAHLQEKKLTMNFPPRLGEHNASVFGALGCDASELQARGVI; encoded by the coding sequence ATGAACCACTTCCGTTCCCTCACCGTCCTCTCGCTCGAACAGGCGACGACGCTTCCGTTCATGACCTTGAAACTGGCAATGGATGGGCTGCGCGTCATCCGCCTCGAGGCGCCTCCGCGCGGCGACCCGAACCGCTGGGTCGGTCCGCAAGTCTTGCCCGACGCGGGCGGCTTCGAGTCCGGGATGAACGCGTATTTCCTCCCCAATAATTTGGGAAAGGAATCCATCACGTTGAATCTTTTGGATCACGAAGGGCAGGCGTTATTGCATCGTCTGATTCGGGAAACGCCGGTGGACATCTTCGCTACGAATCAACGACCCGATTCTTATCGGAAGTTGGGGATTGACTACCAAACTTTGAACGCCATCAAGCCTGATCTGATCTGGGTCGGCATCACCGGCTTCGGACCGTCAAGCAACGAAGCGGCGTACGATCCCATCCTGCAAGCGCGCGCCGGTTTCATGGAACTGACCGGCGAACCCGACGGCGACCCGACGGTCTTCGGCTTGCCAATGGTGGATTTGGGCGCGGGCGAACACGCGTACGGTCTGGTGATGAAGGCGCTGTATCACCGCGCGGTCACCGGCGAAGGTGCGCGGCTCGAGATTTCGATGTTCCAATCTGCCGTCTCGTGGATGGTTTCGCCGGTCATGCTGGCGCGCAGTTTCGACGTGAAGACGACGCGCCACGGAAACACACATCAATTCTTCGCACCGGTGTCGGTCTATGCCACAGCGGATGGGTTCGTCTATCTGGCGGTGGGCAACGACCGTCAGTGGGAGGCGTTGACTCAACAAGCGGGATTCGAATCGCTCGCCGATGAAAAATACAAGCACAACGCCGGGCGCATCGCGGACGCGCAGGAATTGAATCGGCGGTTGAACGTCGTCATGAAAAATTTTTCCACGCTGAAGATCACATCCATGTGCAAAACGATCGGCGTGCCTGTTTCCAGCGTCAATCGTGTCGCGGAGGTCTGCGCCGACCCGTTGATCGCGGATTCGCTGGTGAAGGCGCGCGACCCGCATTCGGGAATCGAGATCGTCATTTCTCCCCCGGCGGTTATCCCGGCGCACCTGCAAGAAAAAAAGTTGACGATGAATTTCCCTCCGCGCTTGGGCGAACATAACGCAAGCGTGTTCGGCGCGTTGGGTTGCGATGCAAGCGAGTTACAAGCGAGAGGCGTTATTTGA
- a CDS encoding cobalamin B12-binding domain-containing protein: MPHKPIIRVLIAKPGLDGHDRGARLVTLALRDAGFEVIYPGLHQTVEKIVETALQEDVNVIGLSILSGAHLPIAKKLMNQLREAGMDDKLVVVGGNIPEQDIPALKSLGVAGVFPSSSRFEEIVAFIQSNVAEKQM, encoded by the coding sequence ATGCCACACAAACCCATCATTCGAGTTCTGATCGCCAAGCCCGGACTGGACGGTCACGACCGCGGCGCGCGGCTGGTGACGCTCGCCTTGCGCGACGCGGGCTTCGAGGTCATCTATCCCGGCTTGCACCAAACCGTCGAAAAAATCGTCGAGACCGCGCTGCAGGAGGATGTGAACGTCATCGGCTTGTCCATCCTTTCGGGCGCGCATTTGCCGATTGCGAAAAAGCTGATGAACCAACTCCGCGAGGCAGGCATGGACGACAAACTTGTCGTCGTTGGCGGCAACATCCCCGAACAGGATATTCCCGCGTTGAAGTCTCTCGGCGTGGCGGGTGTGTTTCCCAGCAGCAGCCGGTTCGAGGAGATCGTCGCGTTTATCCAAAGTAATGTCGCGGAAAAACAAATGTGA
- a CDS encoding acyl-CoA dehydrogenase family protein — MDMILTEEQKLFRDSVRSFVDKEVVPAAQEMDEKGEFPRALFQRCGANGYFALRYPESVGGMDADFLTYCLMMEEIARGSLSLGAAVAMQTLMGTDLVFRFGTDDHRQRLLIPALKGEKIGTIAMTEPDFGSDLGGITTRAVKTNDGWEITGRKMWITSATVADFFTVAAKTDPEAGFKGIDFFLVEKERAGVRVGRKIEKMGVRASETSELILERVQVPDENMLGKQGTGFKNLGDILCQIRVMTGALALGLGEAALKSSIKYANERVQSGQAIANYQAISHKIAEMGTRLEAARALVYQAARDIDAGRKDVKLASMAKLFSTEVANFIADECTRIHGSYGFAMEYDAQRYYRDARFLLYGGGTSEVLRNVISKAMGAPESKRA, encoded by the coding sequence ATGGACATGATCCTGACCGAAGAACAAAAACTATTCCGCGACTCCGTCCGCAGTTTTGTGGATAAGGAAGTCGTCCCTGCCGCGCAGGAGATGGATGAAAAAGGCGAGTTTCCCCGCGCGCTGTTCCAACGTTGCGGCGCGAACGGTTATTTTGCATTGCGTTATCCCGAGTCGGTCGGCGGCATGGACGCGGACTTCCTCACCTATTGCCTGATGATGGAAGAGATCGCGCGCGGTTCGCTGTCGCTGGGGGCGGCGGTCGCCATGCAAACTTTGATGGGCACCGACCTGGTCTTCCGCTTCGGCACAGACGATCACCGTCAACGCCTACTGATTCCTGCGCTGAAAGGCGAGAAGATCGGGACGATCGCGATGACCGAACCGGACTTCGGCTCCGACCTCGGCGGCATCACGACGCGCGCGGTCAAAACGAATGACGGCTGGGAGATCACGGGACGCAAGATGTGGATCACCTCCGCCACCGTGGCAGACTTCTTCACCGTCGCCGCAAAAACGGACCCCGAGGCTGGCTTCAAAGGAATTGACTTTTTCCTCGTCGAGAAGGAACGCGCGGGAGTCCGCGTGGGACGCAAGATCGAGAAGATGGGCGTGCGCGCGTCGGAAACCTCCGAGTTGATTCTGGAGCGTGTGCAAGTCCCAGACGAGAACATGCTCGGCAAACAAGGCACAGGCTTCAAGAATCTGGGCGACATCCTGTGCCAGATCCGCGTGATGACCGGCGCGCTGGCGTTGGGTCTGGGCGAGGCGGCGTTGAAGTCCTCCATCAAATATGCCAACGAACGGGTTCAATCCGGGCAGGCGATTGCGAATTATCAAGCCATCTCGCACAAGATCGCGGAGATGGGCACGCGGCTCGAGGCGGCACGCGCACTGGTCTATCAAGCCGCGCGGGATATCGACGCGGGGCGCAAGGATGTCAAACTCGCTTCGATGGCAAAACTGTTTTCCACTGAGGTTGCGAATTTCATCGCGGATGAATGTACGCGCATCCACGGCAGTTATGGCTTCGCGATGGAATACGACGCCCAGCGCTACTATCGCGATGCCCGCTTCCTTTTATACGGCGGCGGCACCTCGGAGGTGTTGCGCAACGTCATCTCGAAGGCGATGGGCGCGCCGGAATCAAAACGAGCGTAG
- a CDS encoding methylmalonyl-CoA mutase family protein has translation MADKIREVVLESGIPVKPVYGPEDLGAIDLDHDIGKPGEFPFTRGIHPFMYRQRPFTMRQYAGFGMPHETNQRFKFLIENGQNALNVAFDLPTQMGLDSGDPLAEGEVGRVGMAVDTLADMEVAFAGIPLDQISVSLTINAVAAPIMAMYFVVAEKQGVPLNQVRGTAQNDILKEYIGRGAWIFPVEPAVRLIGDTIEFCARHAPKYYPVSVCGYHIRESGAHPVQEIAYAYAIAKEYIKRGLERGLGIDDFAGQISFNLDIYGNFFEQIAKFRAARRLWARIMKDEFGAQSPSTMMMKMIAGGGGGGLTIEQPENNIVRGAYYALISALSGTQTMALCSYDEAYTIPTEKAALISLRTMQILIEEMGIGDTVDPLGGSYYVESLTSEFEKRIAAEIKRVDEEWGGIVEAVSAGIVQGEVARQAYRFERGVQDGSIPKVGVNRFRMEEESRDVALHSYDPKQAEESIRRTAEVVAGRDADAVQSALEKVRVAAKDGQNTMPALIEAVRAYATIGEITKTLKEVFGEYAEQVKL, from the coding sequence ATGGCAGACAAAATTCGAGAAGTGGTTTTGGAATCCGGCATCCCGGTCAAACCCGTGTACGGACCGGAAGATTTGGGCGCTATTGACCTCGACCACGATATCGGCAAGCCGGGCGAATTTCCGTTCACGCGCGGCATCCATCCGTTCATGTATCGTCAGCGACCGTTCACCATGCGTCAATACGCCGGGTTTGGAATGCCGCATGAAACCAACCAGCGCTTCAAATTCCTGATCGAGAACGGACAGAACGCCCTCAACGTCGCGTTCGACCTCCCGACTCAAATGGGATTGGACTCCGGCGATCCGCTGGCGGAAGGGGAGGTGGGACGCGTGGGCATGGCGGTGGACACACTGGCAGACATGGAAGTCGCTTTCGCGGGCATTCCCCTCGACCAGATCAGCGTTTCGCTCACCATCAACGCGGTCGCGGCGCCGATCATGGCGATGTATTTTGTCGTCGCCGAAAAGCAGGGCGTCCCGTTGAATCAAGTGCGCGGCACCGCGCAGAACGACATTCTCAAAGAATATATCGGGCGCGGCGCGTGGATTTTCCCCGTCGAGCCAGCCGTCCGCTTGATCGGCGACACGATCGAATTTTGCGCGCGCCATGCGCCGAAGTATTATCCCGTTTCGGTGTGCGGCTATCACATCCGCGAATCGGGCGCGCATCCCGTGCAGGAGATCGCCTACGCCTATGCCATCGCCAAGGAATATATCAAGCGCGGATTGGAGCGCGGTCTGGGCATAGACGATTTTGCGGGACAGATCTCGTTCAACCTCGATATTTACGGTAACTTCTTCGAGCAGATCGCCAAGTTCCGCGCGGCGCGGCGGTTGTGGGCGCGGATCATGAAAGACGAGTTCGGCGCGCAGAGTCCCAGCACGATGATGATGAAGATGATCGCGGGCGGAGGCGGAGGCGGCTTGACCATCGAACAGCCCGAAAACAACATCGTGCGCGGCGCGTACTACGCGTTGATCTCCGCCCTCTCCGGCACGCAGACGATGGCGTTGTGCAGTTACGATGAGGCATACACCATCCCCACCGAAAAAGCCGCGTTGATCTCGCTCCGCACGATGCAGATATTAATAGAAGAGATGGGCATCGGCGATACGGTGGATCCGCTCGGCGGTTCGTATTACGTCGAGAGCCTGACGAGCGAATTCGAAAAACGCATCGCCGCCGAAATCAAACGCGTGGACGAAGAGTGGGGCGGAATCGTGGAAGCCGTCAGCGCGGGAATCGTCCAAGGCGAGGTGGCGCGGCAGGCGTATCGGTTTGAAAGAGGCGTCCAGGACGGGTCCATCCCGAAGGTCGGGGTGAACCGTTTTCGCATGGAAGAGGAAAGCCGCGACGTGGCGTTGCATTCCTACGACCCGAAACAGGCGGAGGAGTCGATTCGTCGCACGGCGGAGGTGGTCGCGGGGCGCGACGCGGACGCGGTTCAGTCCGCTTTGGAGAAAGTGCGCGTTGCCGCAAAGGACGGTCAAAACACGATGCCTGCTTTGATCGAGGCGGTGCGCGCGTATGCGACGATCGGCGAGATCACCAAAACGCTGAAAGAAGTCTTCGGTGAGTATGCGGAGCAGGTAAAGTTGTGA